One genomic window of Xanthobacter dioxanivorans includes the following:
- a CDS encoding aspartate aminotransferase family protein, protein MITAVLPTYARIDLEFERGEGCWLVTTDGRRFLDFTGGIAVNVLGHAHPYLAEALSEQAKKLWHTSNLFRIPGGERLAERLKAVTFADTMFFTNSGAEALECAIKMARKYQYVSGHPEKNRIITFEGAFHGRTLATIAAGGNAKYLEGFGPEMPGFDQVPFGDLDAVKAAITPQTGAILVEPVQGEGGVRVPPSGFLKGLRALCDDKGLLLVLDEVQSGVGRTGKLFAHEWVGITPDIMAVAKGIGGGFPMGACLATEDAAKGMTLGTHGSTYGGNPLAMAVGNAVLDIVLEDGFLDHVNAMSTRLLQRLAEIKDRHPAVVADVRGQGLLLGIKAHVPAGDLIAALREEGMLAPGASDNVVRLLPPLIVSEEDVGIAVEKIEAACRRIEEGLVAAPVKGAAE, encoded by the coding sequence GTGATTACCGCCGTTCTGCCGACCTATGCGCGCATCGACCTCGAATTCGAGCGGGGAGAGGGCTGCTGGCTCGTCACGACGGACGGGCGACGTTTCCTCGACTTCACCGGCGGCATCGCCGTGAACGTGCTGGGCCATGCCCACCCCTATCTCGCCGAGGCGCTGTCCGAGCAGGCGAAGAAGCTGTGGCACACCTCGAACCTGTTCCGCATTCCCGGCGGCGAGCGCCTCGCCGAGCGGCTGAAGGCCGTCACGTTCGCCGACACCATGTTCTTCACCAATTCCGGTGCGGAAGCGCTGGAATGCGCCATCAAGATGGCCCGCAAATACCAGTATGTGAGCGGCCATCCGGAGAAGAACCGCATCATCACCTTCGAGGGCGCCTTCCACGGCCGCACGCTGGCGACCATCGCCGCCGGCGGCAACGCCAAGTACCTGGAGGGGTTCGGTCCGGAAATGCCCGGCTTCGACCAGGTGCCGTTCGGCGACCTCGACGCGGTCAAGGCGGCGATCACGCCGCAGACCGGCGCCATCCTGGTGGAGCCGGTGCAGGGCGAAGGCGGCGTGCGGGTGCCGCCGTCCGGCTTCCTCAAGGGCCTGCGCGCGCTCTGTGACGACAAGGGCCTGCTGCTGGTGCTCGACGAGGTGCAGTCCGGCGTGGGCCGCACCGGCAAGCTGTTCGCCCACGAATGGGTCGGCATCACACCGGACATCATGGCAGTGGCCAAGGGCATCGGCGGCGGCTTCCCCATGGGCGCCTGCCTCGCCACCGAGGACGCGGCCAAGGGCATGACGCTTGGCACCCACGGCTCCACCTATGGCGGCAACCCGCTGGCCATGGCGGTGGGCAATGCGGTGCTCGACATCGTGCTCGAGGACGGCTTCCTCGATCATGTGAACGCCATGTCCACCCGCCTTCTCCAGCGCCTCGCCGAGATCAAGGACCGCCATCCGGCGGTGGTCGCCGACGTGCGCGGCCAGGGGCTCCTGCTCGGCATCAAGGCCCACGTGCCGGCGGGCGACCTGATCGCGGCCCTGCGCGAGGAGGGGATGCTCGCGCCCGGAGCCAGCGACAACGTGGTGCGGCTCCTGCCGCCGCTCATCGTGAGCGAGGAAGACGTGGGCATCGCCGTGGAGAAGATCGAAGCCGCCTGCCGGCGCATCGAGGAGGGCCTCGTCGCCGCTCCGGTGAAGGGGGCGGCGGAATGA
- the argF gene encoding ornithine carbamoyltransferase has translation MKGNGVRHFLDLSEIPAEELRRVLDFSKDLKARRKAGEVDRPLAGKTLAMVFDKPSTRTRVSFDLAMRQLGGETIMLTGQEMQLGRGETIADTARVLSRFVDAIMIRILDHDDLTELAHYATVPVINGLTRISHPCQVMADVLTFEEHKGSIQGRSVAWTGDANNVLASWVHAAQRFDFSMRVATPKELAPRQALKDFVKRTKAKVKFMRDPEEAVDGVDCIITDTWVSMGDKEAERRHNLLKPYQVNAALMARADKDAIFMHCLPAHRGEEVTDEVMDGPQSVVFDEAENRLHAQKGILAWCFNAAGA, from the coding sequence ATGAAGGGGAACGGCGTGCGCCACTTTCTCGACTTGTCCGAGATCCCGGCCGAAGAACTGCGCCGGGTTCTGGATTTTTCCAAGGACCTCAAGGCCCGGCGCAAGGCCGGCGAGGTGGACCGGCCGCTCGCCGGCAAGACGCTGGCCATGGTGTTCGACAAGCCATCCACGCGCACCCGCGTGTCGTTCGACCTCGCCATGCGGCAGCTGGGCGGGGAGACCATCATGCTCACCGGCCAGGAGATGCAGCTCGGGCGCGGCGAGACCATCGCCGACACCGCCCGTGTCCTCTCGCGCTTCGTCGATGCCATCATGATCCGCATCCTGGACCATGACGACCTCACCGAGCTCGCCCACTACGCCACCGTGCCGGTGATCAACGGGCTGACGCGCATCTCCCATCCCTGCCAGGTGATGGCGGACGTGCTGACCTTCGAGGAGCACAAGGGATCGATCCAGGGCCGCTCCGTGGCCTGGACCGGGGATGCCAACAACGTGCTCGCCTCCTGGGTGCATGCGGCCCAGCGCTTCGATTTCTCCATGCGGGTCGCGACCCCGAAGGAGCTGGCGCCGCGCCAGGCGCTGAAGGACTTCGTCAAGCGCACCAAGGCGAAGGTGAAGTTCATGCGCGACCCGGAGGAGGCGGTGGATGGCGTCGACTGCATCATCACCGACACCTGGGTCTCCATGGGTGACAAGGAGGCGGAGCGCCGCCACAATTTGCTGAAGCCCTACCAGGTGAACGCCGCCCTCATGGCCCGCGCCGACAAAGACGCCATCTTCATGCACTGCCTTCCCGCCCACCGGGGCGAGGAGGTGACCGACGAGGTGATGGACGGGCCGCAATCGGTGGTGTTCGACGAGGCCGAGAACCGGCTGCATGCCCAGAAGGGCATCCTCGCCTGGTGCTTCAACGCCGCCGGGGCGTGA
- a CDS encoding Hsp33 family molecular chaperone, whose amino-acid sequence MSGETARGTKRPAAGAAAQDDIVTAFQVDALDLRGRTVRLGSTLDAVLAHHDYPASVKRVVGEAVTLAVLLGSSLKFDGRFILQTQTDGPVDMVVADFVSPDKIRAYARFDAERLAEAERRNETSPAALLGRGHLAMTIDQGISTNRYQGVVALDGTGLEAAAHEYFQQSEQIPTRVRLAVGEEMKAGGAASSWRAGGLLAQFLPQDASRSRMADLGPGDAPEGMATHATDEDDAWVEARSLVGTLEDVELIDRELSSERLLFRLFHERGVRVFDPLAMMAHCSCSRERVSGVLAAFSGEDRRGMIQDDGKVSVTCEFCGRTYKFSAEEILGGRTDG is encoded by the coding sequence ATGAGCGGCGAGACAGCCCGCGGCACGAAGCGGCCGGCGGCCGGGGCGGCGGCGCAGGACGACATCGTCACCGCCTTCCAGGTGGATGCCCTGGACCTGCGCGGGCGCACGGTGCGGCTGGGGTCGACCCTTGACGCCGTGCTCGCGCATCACGATTACCCGGCGTCGGTGAAGCGCGTGGTGGGCGAGGCGGTGACCCTCGCCGTGCTGCTCGGCTCGTCGCTGAAGTTCGACGGCCGCTTCATCCTGCAGACGCAGACCGACGGTCCGGTGGACATGGTGGTGGCCGACTTCGTCAGCCCCGACAAGATCCGCGCCTATGCCCGCTTCGACGCCGAGCGCCTCGCCGAGGCCGAGCGGCGCAACGAGACCTCTCCGGCGGCGCTGCTCGGGCGTGGGCACCTCGCCATGACCATCGACCAGGGCATTTCCACCAACCGCTACCAGGGGGTGGTGGCGCTGGACGGGACCGGGCTGGAGGCGGCGGCGCACGAATATTTCCAGCAGTCGGAGCAGATCCCGACCCGCGTGCGCCTCGCCGTGGGCGAGGAGATGAAGGCCGGCGGCGCCGCCTCCAGCTGGCGCGCGGGCGGTCTGCTCGCCCAGTTCCTGCCGCAGGATGCCTCCCGCTCCCGCATGGCGGACCTCGGGCCGGGCGATGCACCCGAGGGCATGGCGACCCACGCCACGGATGAGGACGACGCCTGGGTGGAGGCGCGCTCCCTGGTGGGCACGCTGGAGGACGTGGAGCTGATCGACCGCGAGCTTTCCAGCGAGCGGCTGCTCTTCCGCCTGTTCCACGAGCGCGGGGTGCGGGTGTTCGATCCGCTGGCGATGATGGCGCACTGCTCCTGCTCGCGTGAGCGGGTGTCGGGCGTGCTCGCCGCCTTCTCGGGCGAGGACCGGCGCGGCATGATCCAGGACGACGGCAAGGTCAGCGTCACCTGCGAGTTCTGCGGCCGCACTTACAAGTTCAGCGCCGAGGAAATCCTGGGCGGGCGCACGGACGGCTGA
- a CDS encoding allantoate amidohydrolase: MNKVFPVPQAAPAPTLAPLDGDLITARLKELAAFTDVPGELTRLTLTPAHKRAAAQVSFWMREAGLTQVHMDATGSIVGRYAADRANARTLLIGSHIDTVRNAGIYDGNLGVMTAIAAVEALNAQGLRLPFAIEVAAFADEEGVRFLSTLTSSKAMAGIFDAKSLEDVDGQGISRAEALRSFGAPADRIGECRRDPDDMLGYVEVHIEQGPVLEAAGAPLGIVTGIAGASRGHVRVRGEAGHSGTLPMAMRHDALAAAAEMILAVEARGRANGDSLVATVGTLIIAGSAVNVVPGEVQFSLDVRTLSDDLRLRAVTDIRAAVGEIAARRGVRASVDIGHEVPAAPCHGPLKERMAQVVESLGLPVVRLPSGAGHDAMVFRGVMPMAMLFVRSQNGSHNPREYAAPADIGRAAEALHAFLLKTAAEM; the protein is encoded by the coding sequence GTGAACAAGGTGTTTCCCGTGCCGCAAGCTGCCCCTGCCCCCACCCTCGCTCCGCTCGACGGCGACCTCATCACCGCCCGGCTGAAGGAGCTCGCCGCCTTCACCGACGTGCCGGGCGAGCTCACCCGCCTCACCCTCACCCCCGCCCACAAGCGCGCCGCCGCCCAGGTCTCCTTCTGGATGCGGGAGGCCGGCCTCACCCAGGTCCACATGGACGCCACCGGCTCCATCGTCGGGCGCTACGCGGCGGACCGGGCCAATGCCAGGACCCTGCTCATCGGCTCGCACATCGACACGGTGCGCAATGCCGGCATCTATGACGGCAATCTCGGGGTGATGACCGCCATCGCCGCCGTGGAGGCGCTGAACGCGCAGGGCCTCCGCCTGCCCTTCGCCATCGAGGTGGCGGCCTTCGCCGACGAGGAAGGCGTGCGCTTCCTGTCCACCCTCACCTCGTCCAAGGCCATGGCCGGGATCTTCGATGCAAAAAGCCTCGAGGATGTGGACGGCCAGGGCATTTCCCGCGCCGAGGCGCTGCGCTCCTTCGGCGCCCCGGCCGACCGCATCGGGGAATGCCGGCGCGATCCCGACGACATGCTGGGCTATGTGGAGGTGCACATCGAGCAGGGGCCGGTGCTGGAAGCCGCCGGCGCGCCGCTCGGCATCGTCACCGGCATCGCCGGCGCCTCGCGCGGGCACGTGCGGGTGCGCGGGGAAGCCGGTCATTCGGGCACCCTGCCCATGGCCATGCGCCACGACGCCCTGGCCGCCGCCGCCGAGATGATCCTCGCGGTGGAGGCGCGCGGCCGGGCGAACGGCGACAGCCTCGTCGCCACCGTGGGCACCCTGATCATCGCCGGCAGCGCGGTGAACGTGGTGCCCGGCGAGGTGCAGTTCTCCCTCGACGTGCGCACCCTTTCCGACGACCTGCGCCTCAGGGCGGTGACGGACATCCGCGCGGCTGTGGGCGAGATCGCGGCGCGGCGGGGCGTGCGGGCGAGCGTCGACATCGGCCACGAGGTGCCGGCGGCGCCCTGCCACGGGCCGCTGAAGGAGCGCATGGCGCAGGTGGTGGAGAGCCTCGGCCTGCCGGTGGTGCGCCTGCCCTCGGGCGCCGGACACGACGCCATGGTGTTCCGCGGCGTGATGCCCATGGCCATGCTGTTCGTGCGGTCGCAGAACGGCAGCCACAACCCGCGCGAATACGCCGCGCCCGCCGACATCGGCCGCGCTGCGGAGGCGCTGCACGCATTCCTGCTGAAGACCGCCGCGGAGATGTGA
- the puuE gene encoding allantoinase PuuE — protein MASSPAPFTGVTRDPVTGKPYPRDLIGYGQNPPHPHWPGEARIAVQFVVNYEEGGENSILHGDNASEAFLSEIIGAQPWPRQRHMNMESIYEYGARAGIWRLLRLFTERSMPVTVYGVATALARNPDAVAAMQEAGWELASHGYKWLEYKDFTREDEREHILEAVRLHTQVTGERPLGFYQGRSAEHTVPLVMEEGGFLYAADSYADDLPYWIFGPKGPQLVVPYTLDANDMRFSVAAGFGSGTEFYDYLKDSFDCLYAEGERAPKMLSIGLHPRLAGRPGRAAALARFLDYVAGHEKVWVARRVDIARHWIAHHPPAGGYRPTYMPRGLFVERFGGVYEHSPWIAETAYDRGLTASEDTAEGLNAAFAAVLREAPVERQMAVIHAHPDLAGKLAQARLLTADSTAEQASAGLDRLTAEEKARFTALNDAYTAKFGFVFIMAIRGRAKAEILDAFERRLRNDPEAEVAEALSQIERIALLRLAQMLPEA, from the coding sequence GTGGCATCTTCCCCCGCCCCCTTCACCGGCGTCACCCGCGATCCGGTCACCGGCAAGCCCTATCCGCGCGACCTGATCGGCTACGGGCAAAATCCGCCCCACCCGCACTGGCCGGGGGAGGCCCGCATCGCGGTGCAGTTCGTGGTGAATTACGAGGAGGGGGGAGAGAACTCCATCCTCCACGGCGACAACGCCTCGGAAGCCTTCCTGTCCGAGATCATCGGCGCCCAGCCCTGGCCCCGCCAGCGGCACATGAACATGGAGTCCATCTACGAATACGGCGCGCGCGCCGGCATCTGGCGGCTCCTGCGCCTGTTCACCGAGCGCTCCATGCCGGTGACGGTCTATGGCGTCGCCACGGCGCTGGCCCGCAATCCGGATGCCGTCGCCGCCATGCAGGAGGCCGGCTGGGAGCTTGCGAGCCACGGCTACAAATGGCTCGAATACAAGGACTTCACCCGCGAGGACGAGCGCGAGCACATTCTCGAGGCGGTGCGCCTGCACACGCAGGTGACGGGCGAGCGGCCGCTGGGCTTCTACCAGGGCCGGTCCGCCGAGCACACCGTGCCGCTGGTGATGGAGGAAGGCGGCTTCCTCTATGCCGCCGACAGCTACGCCGACGACCTGCCCTACTGGATCTTCGGCCCCAAGGGCCCGCAGCTGGTGGTGCCCTACACGCTGGACGCCAACGACATGCGCTTCTCGGTGGCCGCCGGGTTCGGCTCTGGGACCGAGTTCTACGACTATCTGAAGGACAGCTTCGACTGCCTCTACGCCGAGGGGGAGCGCGCGCCGAAGATGCTCTCCATCGGCCTCCACCCCCGCCTCGCCGGCCGGCCGGGACGGGCGGCGGCGCTCGCCCGCTTCCTCGACTATGTCGCCGGGCACGAGAAGGTGTGGGTGGCGCGGCGCGTCGACATCGCCCGCCACTGGATCGCCCACCACCCGCCCGCGGGCGGCTACCGCCCCACCTACATGCCGCGCGGCCTGTTCGTGGAAAGGTTCGGCGGCGTCTACGAGCATTCCCCCTGGATCGCCGAGACCGCCTACGACCGGGGCCTCACCGCCAGCGAGGACACGGCCGAGGGCCTGAATGCCGCCTTCGCCGCCGTCCTGCGCGAAGCGCCCGTCGAGCGGCAGATGGCGGTCATCCACGCCCATCCGGACCTCGCCGGCAAGCTGGCCCAGGCCAGGCTCCTCACCGCCGATTCCACCGCCGAGCAGGCCTCCGCCGGCCTTGACCGGCTCACCGCCGAGGAGAAGGCGCGCTTCACGGCGCTGAACGACGCCTATACCGCTAAGTTCGGCTTCGTGTTCATCATGGCCATTCGCGGCCGCGCCAAGGCGGAGATCCTGGACGCCTTCGAGCGCCGCCTGCGGAACGACCCGGAAGCCGAGGTCGCCGAAGCTCTCAGCCAGATCGAGCGCATCGCCCTGCTCCGGCTGGCGCAGATGCTCCCGGAGGCCTGA
- the uraH gene encoding hydroxyisourate hydrolase — MGRLSTHVLDTVSGGPAANVAVELYRLEPDGTRTLVTERRTNADGRTDTPLLAGADFRSGTYELLFHIGDHFRATGAPIADPAFLDVVPLRFSLAADGHYHVPLLCSPWSYSTYRGS; from the coding sequence ATGGGGCGCCTGTCCACGCATGTTCTCGACACCGTCTCGGGCGGCCCGGCGGCGAATGTGGCGGTTGAACTTTACCGCCTGGAACCCGACGGAACGCGCACGCTGGTCACCGAGCGCCGCACCAATGCGGATGGGCGCACCGACACACCGCTGCTGGCGGGCGCGGATTTCAGGAGCGGCACCTACGAGCTCCTCTTCCATATCGGCGACCATTTCCGCGCCACCGGCGCGCCCATCGCCGATCCCGCCTTCCTCGACGTGGTGCCGCTGCGCTTTTCCCTCGCGGCGGACGGGCACTATCATGTGCCGCTCCTGTGCTCCCCGTGGAGCTACTCCACCTACCGGGGGTCGTAA
- a CDS encoding nucleobase:cation symporter-2 family protein — MSEAVHPVDEILPVPKLAILGLQHVLVMYAGAVAVPLIIGRALKLPPEQVAFLISADLFACGLATLAQCLGFLGVGIRLPVMMGVTFASVGPMVAMGQDPQIGLLGIYGSVIAAGIFGIVVAPFVSRLLPLFPPVVTGTIILIIGISLMRVGINWAGGGLPFFTQTINGQSVQVANPNYGQLQGLGIALFVLLVILGLIRWGQGFLANVAVLLGIIAGAVLASALGLMHFDKVAAASWFDVIVPFHFGMPTFHLVPIVTMCIVMVVVMIESTGMFLALSDITGKPVDQKALTRGLRADGVGTLIGGIFNTFPYTSFSQNVGLVGITGVRSRWVTVTGGLIMLGLGLLPKMAALVEAVPQVVLGGAGLVMFGMVAATGARILTGVDFRTNRFNLFIVAVSVGFGMIPLVSPNFFKNLPHELHPLLESGILLCAIVAVLMNVFFNGVKQASTDEIVAAAKQAEAH; from the coding sequence ATGTCTGAAGCCGTTCATCCCGTTGACGAAATACTTCCGGTACCAAAACTCGCCATCCTCGGCCTCCAGCACGTCCTCGTTATGTATGCGGGCGCGGTGGCGGTGCCGCTGATCATCGGCCGCGCCCTGAAGCTGCCGCCGGAACAGGTGGCATTCCTGATTTCCGCCGACCTGTTCGCCTGCGGCCTCGCCACCCTCGCCCAGTGCCTGGGCTTCCTCGGCGTCGGCATCCGCCTGCCGGTGATGATGGGTGTCACCTTCGCCTCGGTAGGTCCCATGGTCGCCATGGGACAGGACCCGCAGATCGGCCTCCTCGGCATCTACGGCTCGGTGATCGCGGCGGGCATCTTCGGCATCGTCGTCGCCCCGTTCGTCTCCCGCCTCCTGCCCCTGTTCCCGCCGGTGGTGACGGGAACCATCATCCTCATCATCGGCATCTCGCTGATGCGGGTGGGCATCAACTGGGCGGGCGGCGGCCTGCCGTTCTTCACCCAGACCATCAACGGCCAGTCGGTGCAGGTGGCCAACCCGAACTACGGGCAGCTCCAGGGCCTCGGCATCGCCTTGTTCGTGCTGCTGGTGATCCTCGGCCTCATCAGGTGGGGCCAGGGCTTCCTCGCCAACGTGGCGGTGCTGCTCGGCATCATCGCCGGCGCGGTGCTGGCCAGCGCCCTCGGCCTCATGCACTTCGACAAGGTGGCGGCGGCGTCGTGGTTCGACGTGATCGTGCCCTTTCATTTCGGCATGCCCACGTTCCACCTCGTGCCCATCGTCACCATGTGCATCGTGATGGTGGTGGTGATGATCGAGTCCACCGGCATGTTTCTCGCCCTCTCGGACATCACCGGCAAGCCGGTGGACCAGAAGGCGCTGACCAGGGGCCTGCGTGCCGACGGCGTCGGCACCCTGATCGGCGGCATCTTCAACACCTTCCCCTACACCTCCTTCTCGCAGAATGTCGGCCTCGTCGGCATCACCGGCGTGCGCTCGCGCTGGGTGACGGTGACGGGCGGCCTCATCATGCTCGGCCTCGGCCTTCTGCCGAAGATGGCGGCGCTGGTGGAGGCGGTGCCGCAGGTGGTGCTGGGCGGCGCGGGCCTGGTGATGTTCGGCATGGTGGCGGCCACCGGCGCGCGCATCCTCACCGGCGTCGACTTCCGCACCAACCGCTTCAACCTGTTCATCGTCGCGGTGTCGGTGGGCTTCGGCATGATCCCGCTGGTCTCGCCCAACTTCTTCAAGAACCTGCCGCACGAGCTGCATCCGCTGCTGGAGAGCGGCATCCTCCTGTGCGCCATCGTGGCGGTGCTGATGAACGTCTTCTTCAACGGCGTGAAGCAGGCCTCCACCGACGAGATCGTCGCCGCGGCCAAGCAGGCCGAGGCGCACTAG
- a CDS encoding LysR family transcriptional regulator, translated as MLENMKAFVASVESESFSEAARRLRLSANVVSHRIQTLEKHLGCRLLNRTTRRMSLTEQGRVYYEAITEALRLIDAAESNVSELGALPRGALRVTAPLHLGRRLVAQVAARYQEQHPEIDVRLRLSEHTLDLIAESIDVALRLATFEDSSMIMRKVAQVERILCASPAYLERAGMPRRPQDLLSHHCLLLRFASLRELRWMLTDEGRDLAVPVTGHLEADDGDVLTVWALEGRGIVVKPRFEVADALADSRLVPVLQAHPPKPATLAVLYPARQLVPLKVKAFADMLVDQGRRYIAQELGKIGERLSA; from the coding sequence GTGCTGGAGAATATGAAGGCGTTCGTCGCCTCGGTGGAGAGCGAGAGCTTCTCCGAGGCCGCCCGGCGGCTGCGCCTGTCGGCCAACGTGGTCAGCCACCGCATCCAGACGCTGGAGAAGCACCTGGGCTGCCGGCTGTTGAACCGCACCACCCGGCGCATGAGCCTCACCGAGCAGGGCCGCGTCTATTACGAGGCGATCACGGAAGCGCTGCGCCTCATCGATGCGGCGGAGAGCAACGTCTCCGAGCTCGGCGCCCTGCCGCGCGGGGCGCTGCGGGTCACCGCCCCGCTGCACCTCGGCCGCCGGCTGGTGGCGCAGGTGGCGGCGCGCTACCAGGAGCAGCACCCCGAGATCGACGTGCGCCTGCGCCTCTCCGAGCACACCCTCGACCTCATCGCCGAATCCATCGACGTGGCGCTGCGCCTCGCCACGTTCGAGGATTCCAGCATGATCATGCGCAAGGTGGCGCAGGTGGAACGCATCCTCTGCGCCTCGCCCGCCTATCTGGAGCGGGCGGGGATGCCGCGCCGCCCGCAGGACCTGCTCTCCCACCACTGCCTGCTCCTGCGTTTCGCCAGCCTTCGGGAACTGCGCTGGATGCTGACCGACGAAGGCCGCGACCTCGCGGTCCCGGTCACCGGCCACCTGGAGGCCGACGATGGAGACGTGCTCACCGTCTGGGCCCTGGAAGGGCGGGGCATCGTGGTGAAGCCCCGCTTCGAGGTGGCGGACGCCCTCGCGGACAGCCGCCTCGTGCCGGTGCTCCAGGCGCATCCGCCCAAGCCCGCCACCCTGGCTGTGCTCTACCCCGCCCGCCAGCTGGTGCCGCTAAAGGTGAAGGCCTTCGCCGACATGCTGGTGGACCAGGGCCGCCGCTACATCGCCCAGGAACTGGGAAAGATCGGGGAGCGGCTGTCCGCCTGA
- a CDS encoding urate hydroxylase PuuD, with protein sequence MEPILHEWGSLLLRWTHIIAGMAWVGASFYFMHLDASLKACPDIPPGKGGEAWEVHGGGFYQVKKYLVAPAFLPEDLAWHKWQSYATWITGFFLLIWIYYYQSSIYLIDPAVMNLKPFAAFAIGMGGLAAGWIAYDQLCRSKLGDNPTAVGAIVFVGVVLAAYLFQQVFSARAAFIHTGALMATIMSGNVFFVIIPNQHKVVAALKAGEVPDPYYGKTAKLRSSHNNYFTLPVVFLMISNHYPLTYSTPYAFVIVALALVAGTVIRYFYNERHSGRGDKAWCWLVAALCVVIAIFISATTTPAGRVALGLPPLVTPAFAKSGPPVVVPDEVQNIVMGRCSMCHAAEPLYEGITIAPRGVLLDTPEAIARNRPLILVQAGLTHAMPPNNITEISEEDRAVLKAWGLGK encoded by the coding sequence ATGGAACCTATCCTGCACGAATGGGGCAGCCTGCTGCTGCGCTGGACGCACATCATCGCCGGCATGGCGTGGGTCGGCGCGTCGTTTTATTTCATGCATCTCGACGCCAGCCTGAAGGCCTGCCCCGATATCCCGCCGGGAAAGGGCGGCGAGGCGTGGGAAGTCCATGGCGGCGGCTTCTACCAGGTCAAGAAGTACCTGGTGGCCCCCGCCTTCCTGCCCGAGGACCTCGCCTGGCACAAATGGCAGTCCTACGCCACCTGGATCACCGGATTCTTCCTGCTGATCTGGATCTATTACTACCAGTCGTCGATCTACCTGATCGACCCGGCGGTGATGAACCTGAAGCCGTTCGCCGCCTTCGCCATCGGCATGGGGGGGCTCGCCGCCGGCTGGATCGCCTATGACCAGCTCTGCCGCTCGAAGCTGGGCGACAATCCCACCGCGGTGGGCGCCATCGTCTTCGTCGGCGTGGTGCTGGCGGCCTACCTGTTCCAGCAGGTGTTCTCGGCCCGCGCCGCCTTCATCCATACCGGCGCGCTCATGGCCACCATCATGAGCGGCAACGTCTTCTTCGTCATCATCCCCAACCAGCACAAGGTGGTGGCGGCGCTGAAGGCGGGCGAGGTGCCGGACCCCTATTACGGCAAGACCGCCAAGCTGCGGTCGTCGCACAACAACTATTTCACCTTGCCCGTCGTCTTCCTGATGATCTCCAACCACTATCCGCTCACCTATTCCACGCCCTACGCCTTCGTGATCGTGGCCCTCGCCCTCGTGGCTGGAACGGTGATCCGCTATTTCTACAACGAGCGGCATTCCGGGCGCGGCGACAAGGCCTGGTGCTGGCTGGTGGCAGCCCTGTGCGTGGTGATCGCCATCTTCATCAGCGCCACCACGACCCCGGCTGGCCGCGTCGCCCTGGGCCTGCCGCCGCTCGTCACGCCCGCCTTCGCCAAAAGCGGGCCGCCGGTGGTGGTGCCGGACGAGGTGCAGAACATCGTCATGGGCCGCTGCTCCATGTGCCACGCCGCCGAACCGCTCTACGAGGGCATCACCATCGCCCCGCGCGGCGTGCTGCTGGACACGCCGGAGGCCATCGCCCGCAACCGGCCGCTCATCCTGGTCCAGGCCGGCCTCACTCACGCCATGCCGCCCAACAACATCACCGAGATCTCGGAGGAGGACCGGGCGGTGCTGAAGGCCTGGGGCCTGGGCAAATAG